Proteins from a genomic interval of Micromonospora sp. NBC_00389:
- a CDS encoding branched-chain amino acid ABC transporter permease, which translates to MIDKIRSADRRRVSLLTTVGDRWRALTKWQQALGLAAFVAFLYYLPLLGVPGLTWLRTDSIEGGNNWAGVLFVCAIYVLVAIGLNVVVGLAGLLDLGYIGFFAIGAYSVALFGSVNSPVVKWIQQEFDLPATWAVTWAICLFIAIVLTMISGVLLGWPTLRLRGDYLAIVTLGFGEIIRIVARNATGLTNGPVGISAIPGPEGAPSADNKVFGLIDAKPWYWLAITFVLIMVFLVRRLEHSRVGRAWLAVREDEDAAAVMGVYPFKFKLWAFAIGAALGGLSGFLFGSRNAFIDPTQFNANLSILFVAMVVVGGSGNMIGVSLGAVLLAYLPERFRDFADYRWLVFGLAMVLVMILRPQGLVPSRRRARELKDRAAEAEEAPAHV; encoded by the coding sequence ATGATCGACAAGATTCGCTCCGCTGATCGCCGTCGGGTGAGCCTGCTGACCACGGTCGGCGACCGCTGGCGGGCGCTGACGAAGTGGCAGCAGGCCCTCGGGCTGGCCGCCTTCGTGGCGTTCCTCTACTACCTGCCGCTGCTCGGCGTTCCGGGCCTGACCTGGTTGCGTACCGACTCGATCGAGGGCGGTAACAACTGGGCGGGTGTGCTCTTTGTCTGCGCCATCTACGTGCTGGTCGCGATCGGCCTGAACGTGGTGGTCGGCCTCGCCGGCCTGCTCGACCTGGGCTACATCGGCTTCTTCGCCATCGGGGCGTACAGCGTGGCGCTGTTCGGTTCGGTGAACTCGCCGGTGGTGAAGTGGATCCAGCAGGAGTTCGACCTGCCGGCGACCTGGGCGGTGACCTGGGCGATCTGCCTGTTCATCGCGATCGTGCTGACGATGATCTCCGGGGTGCTGCTGGGCTGGCCGACGCTGCGGCTGCGCGGTGACTACCTGGCCATCGTGACCCTGGGCTTCGGCGAGATCATCCGGATCGTTGCCCGCAACGCCACCGGGCTGACCAACGGCCCGGTGGGCATCTCGGCCATCCCCGGCCCGGAGGGTGCGCCGTCAGCGGACAACAAGGTCTTCGGTCTGATCGACGCGAAGCCCTGGTACTGGCTGGCGATCACCTTCGTGCTGATCATGGTTTTCCTGGTCCGCCGGCTGGAGCACAGCCGGGTCGGCCGGGCATGGCTGGCCGTGCGGGAGGACGAGGACGCCGCCGCGGTGATGGGTGTGTACCCGTTCAAGTTCAAGCTCTGGGCGTTCGCCATCGGTGCGGCCCTCGGCGGCCTGTCGGGCTTCCTGTTCGGCAGCCGGAACGCGTTCATCGACCCGACCCAGTTCAACGCGAACCTGTCCATCCTCTTCGTCGCCATGGTGGTCGTCGGTGGCTCCGGCAACATGATCGGCGTCTCGCTCGGCGCGGTGCTGCTGGCGTACCTGCCGGAACGGTTCCGCGACTTCGCCGACTACCGGTGGTTGGTCTTCGGTCTGGCCATGGTGCTGGTGATGATCCTGCGTCCGCAGGGCCTTGTCCCGAGCCGGCGGCGTGCCCGCGAGTTGAAGGACCGCGCGGCGGAGGCAGAGGAGGCACCAGCTCATGTCTGA
- a CDS encoding branched-chain amino acid ABC transporter substrate-binding protein, whose translation MRRSYVRALGTVALAATLVVAAGCQDSGGGDDGTASGDCGGKIAIFGAFTGDNAGLVIPSLNGAKLAVKQFNEANPNCKVTMQEFDTQGDPAVATPFANQIAGDNSFLGVIGGHFSGESDATMPIYQAAGLAMISPSATRTDLTQKGNTSFYRVVGNDGTQAGAVASYLKTQSAQKVFLVDDASAYGAGITEELGKQLGPLVVNKDKIQERQAQFDATISKIKSAQADFVFYGGYTREAAPLVKQMRAAGVQAKFVGPDGLYDPAFPAGASGGAEGAIITCPCLPADKAGGTFSADYQKEYGIAPGSYGAEGFDGAKVYLDAFKDGKKSRADILAYVKAYDKQGVSKYIKFDAKGDVDPSKVVIWAYQIKGTAIEPLQELKLS comes from the coding sequence GTGAGGCGAAGCTATGTACGGGCGCTGGGTACCGTTGCGCTCGCCGCGACCCTAGTGGTCGCGGCTGGTTGCCAGGATTCCGGTGGAGGCGATGATGGGACCGCGTCCGGTGACTGCGGTGGCAAGATCGCGATCTTCGGCGCGTTCACGGGTGACAACGCGGGTCTGGTGATCCCGTCGCTGAACGGCGCGAAGCTCGCCGTGAAGCAGTTCAACGAGGCGAACCCGAACTGCAAGGTCACCATGCAGGAGTTCGACACCCAGGGTGACCCCGCGGTGGCGACCCCGTTCGCGAACCAGATCGCTGGGGACAACTCGTTCCTCGGTGTCATCGGTGGTCACTTCTCCGGTGAGTCGGACGCCACGATGCCGATCTACCAGGCCGCGGGCCTGGCGATGATCAGCCCGTCGGCGACCCGGACGGACCTGACCCAGAAGGGCAACACGTCCTTCTACCGCGTCGTCGGCAACGACGGCACGCAGGCCGGTGCGGTGGCGAGCTACCTGAAGACGCAGAGCGCGCAGAAGGTCTTCCTCGTCGATGACGCCAGCGCGTACGGCGCGGGCATCACCGAGGAGCTGGGCAAGCAGCTCGGCCCGCTGGTGGTGAACAAGGACAAGATCCAGGAGCGGCAGGCGCAGTTCGACGCCACCATCTCCAAGATCAAGTCTGCGCAGGCGGACTTCGTCTTCTACGGCGGTTACACCCGTGAGGCCGCTCCGCTGGTGAAGCAGATGCGTGCCGCCGGTGTCCAGGCCAAGTTCGTCGGCCCGGACGGTCTCTACGACCCGGCGTTCCCGGCGGGTGCCTCCGGCGGTGCCGAGGGCGCGATCATCACCTGCCCGTGCCTCCCGGCTGACAAGGCCGGCGGCACCTTCTCCGCCGACTACCAGAAGGAGTACGGCATCGCGCCGGGCTCCTACGGTGCGGAGGGCTTCGACGGCGCCAAGGTCTACCTGGACGCCTTCAAGGACGGCAAGAAGAGCCGGGCCGACATCCTGGCGTACGTGAAGGCGTACGACAAGCAGGGCGTGTCGAAGTACATCAAGTTCGATGCCAAGGGTGACGTCGACCCGTCGAAGGTCGTCATCTGGGCCTACCAGATCAAGGGCACGGCTATCGAGCCGCTGCAGGAGCTCAAGCTCAGCTGA
- a CDS encoding branched-chain amino acid ABC transporter permease — translation MHFDELIGHLGQHTVDGLSKGAIYALIALGYTLVYGVLRLINFAHSEVFMVGTFAVLILWTQLGVQNNPPVGQAILFLVLGLIVAAVASGGTALALERIAYRPLRRKNAPPLIFLITAIGLSLVFVELFGQVLPKLLGSVLPEAFGRPRQIVGMPTIIQQETLFTIGNTAITNIQLIVFVAAVAMMALLDWFINRTRYGRGVRAVAQNPETAALMGVNQERVIMLIFVLGGIMAGAAALLWSMRFGFTQNSIGFVLGLKAFTAAVLGGIGNLRGALLGGLFLGIVEVYGATLFASNWEDVIAFVVLIVVLMFRPTGLLGESLGRARA, via the coding sequence GTGCATTTCGATGAACTGATCGGCCATCTCGGCCAGCACACGGTCGATGGCCTGTCCAAGGGCGCTATCTACGCCCTGATCGCCCTTGGTTACACCCTCGTCTATGGCGTCCTTCGTCTGATCAACTTTGCGCACTCCGAGGTGTTCATGGTCGGTACCTTCGCGGTGCTGATCCTCTGGACCCAGCTCGGGGTGCAAAATAACCCTCCTGTCGGCCAGGCGATCCTGTTCCTGGTGCTCGGTCTGATCGTCGCGGCGGTCGCCTCGGGCGGTACGGCTCTGGCGCTTGAGCGGATCGCGTACCGGCCGTTGCGGCGCAAGAACGCGCCGCCGCTGATCTTCCTGATCACCGCGATCGGTCTGTCGCTGGTCTTCGTCGAGCTTTTCGGTCAGGTGCTGCCCAAGCTGCTCGGTAGCGTGCTGCCGGAGGCGTTCGGCCGGCCCCGGCAGATCGTCGGTATGCCGACGATCATCCAGCAGGAGACCCTGTTCACCATCGGCAACACGGCGATCACGAACATCCAGTTGATCGTCTTCGTCGCGGCCGTGGCGATGATGGCGCTGCTGGACTGGTTCATCAACCGGACCCGGTATGGCCGGGGTGTGCGGGCGGTGGCCCAGAACCCGGAGACCGCCGCGCTGATGGGCGTCAACCAGGAGCGCGTGATCATGCTGATCTTCGTGCTCGGTGGGATCATGGCCGGCGCCGCCGCCCTGTTGTGGAGCATGCGGTTCGGCTTCACCCAGAACAGCATCGGCTTCGTGCTCGGCCTCAAGGCGTTCACCGCCGCGGTCCTGGGCGGCATCGGTAACCTGCGCGGCGCGCTGCTGGGTGGCCTCTTCCTCGGCATCGTCGAGGTCTACGGCGCCACGCTCTTCGCGTCCAACTGGGAGGACGTCATCGCCTTCGTGGTGCTGATCGTGGTGCTGATGTTCCGGCCGACCGGTCTGTTGGGCGAGTCGCTCGGGAGGGCCCGCGCATGA
- a CDS encoding ABC transporter ATP-binding protein, which produces MTLLELENVAVAYGRIEALHGISLSVNEGEVVALIGANGAGKTTTMRAISGTRALASGKITFNGEDISKLRADLRVVRGLCQSPEGRQIFPGMTVMENLDMGAYTRRDSAGIAADLDRVLTLFPRLAERRKQAGGTLSGGEQQMLAVGRALMSRPKLLLLDEPSMGLAPLVIRQIFDIITEINQQGTTILLVEQNAQQALSRAHRGYVLETGQIVKEGTGQELLHDPSVKEAYLGVA; this is translated from the coding sequence ATGACGCTGCTTGAGCTCGAGAACGTCGCCGTTGCCTACGGCCGGATCGAGGCGCTGCACGGCATCAGCCTGAGCGTCAACGAGGGTGAGGTGGTGGCCCTGATCGGCGCGAACGGCGCCGGTAAGACCACCACCATGCGGGCCATCTCCGGGACCCGGGCGCTCGCCAGCGGGAAGATCACGTTCAACGGTGAGGACATCAGCAAGCTCCGGGCCGACCTGCGGGTGGTCCGGGGGCTGTGTCAGTCGCCGGAGGGGCGGCAGATCTTCCCGGGTATGACGGTGATGGAGAACCTGGACATGGGGGCGTACACCCGGCGGGACTCCGCCGGCATCGCCGCCGACCTGGACCGGGTGCTGACCCTGTTTCCGCGGCTGGCCGAGCGGCGCAAGCAGGCCGGCGGCACACTCTCCGGCGGCGAGCAGCAGATGCTCGCGGTCGGCCGGGCGCTGATGAGCCGGCCGAAGCTACTGCTGCTCGACGAGCCGTCGATGGGTCTGGCCCCGTTGGTGATCCGGCAGATCTTCGACATCATCACGGAGATCAACCAGCAGGGCACCACGATCCTGCTGGTGGAGCAGAACGCCCAGCAGGCGCTCTCCCGGGCGCACCGCGGCTACGTGCTGGAGACCGGTCAGATCGTGAAGGAAGGGACCGGTCAGGAGTTGCTGCACGACCCGTCGGTCAAGGAGGCGTACCTCGGCGTGGCCTGA
- a CDS encoding ABC transporter ATP-binding protein — protein sequence MSDQTTSTAAPKIPTQAGPRPILLEVDDVTLRFGGVVALDKINFQIYEGEILGLIGPNGAGKTTSFNVMTGVYKPTSGAVRFRGQKVTGRKPHQISQLGISRTFQNIRLFPEMTALENVMVGTDSRHKTSVPGALFRLYRVRPKPEELPQVTAASGIVRTWQQVRLSAAKIFGLSRHILEERAAESKALELLRFVGIADRANDEARNLPYGYQRRLEIARALATEPKLICLDEPAAGFNPAEKEELLTLIRRIRDKGLTVLLIEHDMRLVMGVTDRIVVLEFGRKIAEGAPAEVSRDPKVIAAYLGEPADDAA from the coding sequence ATGTCTGACCAGACCACCAGCACCGCAGCGCCGAAGATCCCGACTCAGGCGGGACCGCGGCCGATACTGCTCGAGGTCGACGACGTCACGCTCCGCTTCGGCGGTGTGGTCGCCCTCGACAAGATCAATTTTCAGATCTACGAGGGCGAGATCCTCGGCCTCATCGGGCCGAACGGCGCCGGCAAGACCACCAGCTTCAACGTGATGACCGGGGTGTACAAGCCGACGTCCGGGGCCGTCCGGTTCCGGGGCCAGAAGGTGACCGGTCGCAAGCCGCACCAGATCAGCCAGCTCGGCATCTCCCGGACGTTCCAGAACATCCGTCTCTTCCCGGAGATGACGGCGCTGGAGAACGTCATGGTCGGCACGGACTCGCGGCACAAGACGAGCGTGCCCGGGGCGCTGTTCCGGCTCTACCGGGTTCGCCCGAAGCCGGAGGAGCTGCCGCAGGTCACCGCCGCGTCCGGGATCGTCCGGACCTGGCAGCAGGTGCGCCTGTCGGCCGCGAAGATCTTCGGCCTGTCCCGGCACATCCTCGAGGAGCGGGCGGCCGAGTCCAAGGCGCTCGAGCTGCTGCGCTTCGTCGGGATCGCCGACCGGGCCAACGACGAGGCGCGCAACCTGCCGTACGGCTACCAGCGCCGATTGGAGATCGCCCGGGCGCTGGCCACCGAGCCGAAGCTGATCTGCCTGGACGAGCCGGCCGCCGGCTTCAACCCGGCGGAGAAGGAGGAGCTCCTCACCCTGATTCGCAGGATCCGTGACAAGGGCCTGACCGTCCTGCTCATCGAGCACGACATGCGGCTGGTCATGGGGGTCACCGACCGGATCGTGGTGCTGGAGTTCGGCCGCAAGATCGCCGAGGGTGCGCCCGCGGAGGTCAGCCGCGATCCGAAGGTGATCGCCGCATACCTGGGGGAGCCCGCCGATGACGCTGCTTGA